Proteins encoded by one window of Streptomyces sp. NBC_01477:
- a CDS encoding DUF3052 domain-containing protein: protein MSATADHAEERTNPASRLGFEPGQVVQELGYDEDCDQELREGIEELTGEELADEEYDDVPDAVLLWFREDDGDLTDALVDATSTVDPGAPIWLMTPKTGRDGHVEPSEIGEAAQTAGLAQTSSVNAAKDWTGSRLVTPKAARAGKR, encoded by the coding sequence GTGAGCGCGACCGCGGACCACGCGGAGGAGCGGACCAACCCGGCGAGCCGGCTTGGTTTCGAGCCCGGACAGGTGGTCCAGGAGCTCGGGTACGACGAGGATTGCGACCAGGAGCTTCGCGAGGGGATCGAGGAGCTCACGGGCGAAGAGCTCGCCGATGAGGAGTACGACGACGTGCCCGACGCCGTCCTGCTGTGGTTCCGCGAGGACGACGGCGACCTCACCGACGCGCTTGTCGACGCCACATCGACCGTCGATCCCGGCGCCCCGATCTGGCTGATGACCCCGAAGACGGGCCGCGACGGCCACGTCGAGCCCAGCGAGATCGGTGAGGCGGCCCAGACGGCCGGTCTCGCCCAGACCAGCAGCGTCAACGCTGCGAAGGACTGGACCGGCAGTCGCCTCGTGACCCCCAAGGCCGCCCGCGCCGGAAAGCGCTAG
- a CDS encoding peroxiredoxin, with the protein MSAIGSPAPGFSLPDQHGRTVTLADFRERASVLLVFYPFAFTGVCTGELQELQARSAVFQSEDVQVLGVSCDSMHTQRVFSDQEGLDFPLLSDFWPHGAAARAYGVFAEDKGCAVRGSFVIDPSGIVRWSVINALPDARDVHEYVKALEAVRSTGTGH; encoded by the coding sequence ATGAGCGCAATCGGCAGCCCGGCACCGGGCTTCTCCCTGCCCGACCAGCACGGCCGCACCGTGACCCTCGCCGATTTCCGCGAGCGGGCGTCGGTCCTGCTGGTCTTCTACCCCTTCGCCTTCACCGGCGTCTGCACCGGCGAGCTCCAGGAGCTGCAAGCGCGCTCCGCCGTCTTCCAGAGCGAGGACGTGCAGGTCCTCGGCGTCTCGTGTGACTCGATGCACACCCAGCGGGTGTTCTCCGACCAGGAGGGCCTGGACTTCCCGCTGCTCTCCGACTTCTGGCCGCACGGGGCGGCGGCCCGGGCGTACGGAGTGTTCGCCGAGGACAAGGGCTGCGCGGTGCGCGGCAGCTTCGTGATCGACCCCTCCGGCATCGTCCGGTGGTCGGTGATCAACGCTCTGCCGGACGCCCGGGACGTTCATGAGTACGTAAAGGCGCTGGAAGCGGTGCGGTCGACGGGAACCGGTCACTAA
- a CDS encoding TerD family protein: MGVSLSKGGNVSLTKEAPNLTAVVVGLGWDARTTTGSDFDLDASALLTNEAGKVLSDQHFVFFNNLRSPDGSVEHTGDNLTGEGEGDDEVINVNLAGVPADVVKIVFPVSIYEAESRQQSFGQVRNAYIRVLNAADQRELARYDLTEDASTETAMVFGELYRHGGEWKFRAIGQGYASGLRGIAQDFGVNV, encoded by the coding sequence GTGGGAGTCAGCCTGAGCAAGGGTGGCAACGTCTCGCTGACCAAGGAGGCCCCTAATCTCACGGCGGTCGTCGTCGGTCTGGGCTGGGACGCGCGGACGACCACCGGATCCGATTTCGACCTCGACGCGAGCGCGCTGCTCACCAACGAGGCCGGCAAGGTGCTGTCGGACCAGCACTTCGTCTTCTTCAACAACCTGCGCAGCCCGGACGGCTCGGTCGAGCACACCGGTGACAACCTCACCGGTGAGGGCGAGGGCGACGACGAGGTGATCAACGTCAACCTCGCCGGGGTGCCCGCCGATGTCGTCAAGATCGTCTTCCCGGTCTCGATCTACGAGGCCGAGTCGCGCCAGCAGAGCTTCGGCCAGGTCCGCAACGCCTACATCCGGGTGCTCAACGCGGCCGACCAGCGCGAGCTGGCCCGTTACGACCTGACCGAGGACGCCTCCACCGAGACCGCGATGGTCTTCGGCGAGCTGTACCGGCACGGCGGGGAGTGGAAGTTCCGGGCCATCGGCCAGGGCTACGCGTCGGGGCTGCGGGGTATCGCGCAGGACTTCGGCGTCAACGTCTGA
- a CDS encoding TerD family protein codes for MGVTLAKGGNVSLSKAAPNLTAVQIGLGWRARSTTGADFDLDASALLCGNGRVLGDEYFVFYNNLKSPEGSVEHTGDDLTGGSGGDDETILVDLTLVPEQVDKIVFPVSIYDADARVQTFGQVSDAYIRVLNQSDGAELARYDLTEDASTETAMIFGELYRYGGEWKFRAVGQGYASGLRGIALDFGVNVS; via the coding sequence ATGGGCGTCACGCTCGCCAAGGGAGGCAATGTCTCCCTCTCCAAGGCCGCGCCGAATCTCACCGCGGTGCAGATCGGCCTGGGCTGGAGGGCCCGTTCGACCACCGGGGCCGACTTCGACCTGGACGCCAGCGCGCTGCTGTGCGGGAACGGCCGGGTGCTGGGGGACGAATACTTCGTCTTCTACAACAACCTCAAGAGTCCGGAGGGCTCGGTCGAGCACACCGGCGACGACCTGACCGGCGGCAGCGGCGGTGACGACGAGACGATCCTGGTGGACCTGACCCTGGTCCCCGAGCAGGTCGACAAGATCGTCTTCCCGGTCTCGATCTACGACGCCGACGCCCGGGTGCAGACCTTCGGACAGGTCAGCGACGCCTATATCCGGGTGCTCAACCAGTCCGACGGGGCCGAGCTGGCCCGTTACGACCTGACTGAGGACGCCTCCACCGAGACGGCGATGATCTTCGGCGAGCTGTACCGCTACGGCGGGGAGTGGAAGTTCCGTGCCGTGGGGCAGGGGTACGCGTCGGGGCTGCGCGGGATCGCCCTAGACTTCGGGGTCAACGTTTCGTAA